A genome region from Setaria italica strain Yugu1 chromosome III, Setaria_italica_v2.0, whole genome shotgun sequence includes the following:
- the LOC101754840 gene encoding amino acid permease 3 translates to MGENVVPKHCYPAAAAAAMEVTSVELGHTAASKCYDDDGRLKRTGTMWTASAHIITAVIGSGVLSLAWAIAQLGWVAGPTVMLLFSFVTYYTSALLADCYRSGDPCTGKRNYTYMDAVNANLSGIKVQICGFLQYANIVGVAIGYTIAASISMLAIKKANCFHVEGHGDPCSISSTPYMIIFGVAEIFFSQIPDFDQISWLSILAAVMSFTYSTIGLGLGIVQVVANKGVQGSLTGISIGAVTPIDKVWRSLQAFGDIAFAYSYSLILIEIQDTIRAPPPSESKVMRRATVVSVAVTTLFYMLCGCMGYAAFGDNAPGNLLTGFGFYEPFWLLDVANAAIVVHLVGAYQVYCQPLFAFVEKWAKQKWPKSKYITGEVDVPLSLSGSAGRCYKLNLFRLTWRTAFVVATTVISMLLPFFNDVVGLLGALGFWPLTVYFPVEMYIVQKKVPRWSTRWVCLQMLSLACLIITVASAAGSVAGIISDLKVYKPFVTTY, encoded by the exons ATGGGGGAGAACGTCGTGCCCAAGCACTGCTACccggccgccgcagcggcggccatggaggtgaCCTCCGTGGAGCTCGGCCACACAGCGGCCTCCAAGTgctacgacgacgacggccgcctcAAGCGCACCG GGACGATGTGGACGGCGAGCGCGCACATTATCACGGCGGTGATCGGGTCCGGGGTGCTGTCGCTGGCGTGGGCCATCGCGCAGCTCGGCTGGGTGGCCGGCCCCACCGTCATGCTGCTCTTCTCCTTCGTCACCTACTACACCTCGGCCCTACTCGCCGACTGCTACCGCTCCGGCGACCCGTGCACCGGCAAGCGCAACTACACCTACATGGACGCCGTCAACGCCAACCTGA GTGGCATCAAGGTCCAGATCTGCGGCTTCCTGCAGTACGCCAACATCGTCGGCGTCGCCATCGGCTACACCATCGCCGCCTCCATTAGCATGCT GGCGATCAAGAAGGCGAACTGCTTCCACGTGGAGGGGCACGGCGATCCGTGCAGCATCTCGAGCACGCCGTACATGATCATCTTCGGCGTGGCAGAGATCTTCTTCTCGCAGATCCCAGACTTCGACCAAATATCATGGCtctccatcctcgccgccgtcatGTCCTTCACCTACTCCACCATCGGCCTGGGCCTGGGCATCGTCCAGGTGGTCGCCAACAAGGGCGTCCAGGGTAGCCTCACGGGCATCAGCATCGGCGCGGTGACACCCATCGACAAGGTGTGGCGCAGCCTGCAGGCATTTGGCGATATCGCCTTCGCCTACTCCTACTCCCTCATCCTCATCGAGATCCAGGACACCatccgagcgccgccgccatccgagTCCAAGGTCATGCGCCGCGCCACCGTCGTCAGCGTCGCCGTCACCACGCTCTTCTACATGCTCTGCGGCTGCATGGGCTACGCCGCCTTCGGCGACAACGCCCCCGGGAACCTCCTCACGGGTTTCGGATTCTACGAGCCCTTCTGGCTCCTCGACGTCGCCAACGCCGCCATCGTCGTGCACCTTGTCGGCGCCTATCAGGTGTACTGCCAGCCGCTGTTCGCCTTCGTGGAGAAGTGGGCGAAGCAGAAGTGGCCCAAATCCAAGTACATCACCGGGGAGGTCGACGTGCCGCTCTCCCTCTCCGGCTCCGCCGGCCGGTGCTACAAGTTGAACCTGTTCCGGCTGACGTGGCGGACGGCATTCGTGGTAGCGACGACGGTGATCTCCATGCTCCTGCCGTTCTTCAACGACGTGGTCGGGCTGCTGGGCGCGCTGGGGTTCTGGCCGCTCACCGTCTACTTCCCCGTAGAGATGTACATCGTGCAGAAGAAGGTGCCCAGGTGGAGCACGCGGTGGGTGTGCCTGCAGATGCTCAGCCTCGCCTGCCTCATCATCACCGTGGCCTCCGCCGCGGGCTCCGTCGCCGGGATCATCTCCGACCTCAAGGTCTACAAGCCGTTCGTCACCACCTACTGA